One window of the Rosa rugosa chromosome 3, drRosRugo1.1, whole genome shotgun sequence genome contains the following:
- the LOC133736563 gene encoding chloroplast envelope quinone oxidoreductase homolog gives MAEVAAKLMHAVQYENYGGGLSGLKHVEIPIPSPKRDEVLVKLEAASLNPADWKIQKGTLRPLVPRKFPFIPGFDVAGEIVEVGERVKKFKAGDKVVAVLHLLDGGGLAEFATASEKLTVARPQEVSAAEGAGLPTCGLTAHQALTQAGEIELDGTGQLKSILITGASGGVGHYAVQLAKLANAHVTVTCGARNIEFVKRLGADEVLDYSTPDGAALRSPSGRKYDVVIHCAPVTIPWSIFEPNLTLNGKVIDITPSASAFIAFVRNTVTFSKKKLVPLIINAKAENLDYLFKLVKEGKLKTVIDSKHSLSKAEDAWAKSMDGHATGKIILEA, from the exons ATGGCAGAAGTGGCTGCAAAGCTTATGCATGCTGTTCAGTATGAAAACTATGGTGGAGGGCTTTCTGGTTTGAAG CATGTAGAGATTCCAATCCCCAGTCCTAAGAGAGATGAGGTTTTAGTGAAATTAGAAGCAGCTAGCCTAAATCCAGCTGATTGGAAAATTCAGAAAGGCACGCTGCGTCCTCTTGTTCCACGCAAATTCCCTTTTATACCTG GATTTGATGTGGCTGGAGAGATTGTAGAGGTTGGAGAAAGAGTTAAAAAGTTCAAAGCCGGTGATAAAGTTGTGGCAGTGCTCCACCTTTTG GATGGAGGTGGACTGGCTGAGTTTGCTACAGCTAGTGAGAAATTGACAGTTGCTAGGCCCCAAGAAGTTTCAGCAGCTGAAGGTGCAGGCTTACCTACTTGTGGTCTCACAGCTCACCAGGCTCTAACACAAGCTGGAGAGATCGAGCTTGATGGAACTGGCCAGCTGAAGAGCATACTCATTACTGGTGCTTCTGGTGGTGTTGGCCATTATGCAGTCCAACTAGCAAAGCTGGCGAACGCTCATGTGACAGTGACTTGTGGAGCTCGTAACATCGAATTTGTCAAGAGATTGGGGGCTGATGAAGTTCTCGACTACAGTACCCCAGATGGGGCAGCTTTAAGGAGTCCATCTGGTCGAAAGTATGATGTGGTAATTCACTGTGCACCTGTTACCATTCCATGGTCAATTTTTGAGCCAAATCTGACTCTAAATGGTAAAGTAATAGACATTACTCCCAGTGCAAGTGCCTTTATTGCTTTTGTTCGAAACACAGTTACCTTCTCCAAGAAGAAGCTGGTGCCTTTGATCATAAATGCCAAGGCTGAAAACCTTGATTATCTTTTTAAGTTAGTGAAGGAAGGAAAGCTGAAGACAGTGATCGACTCAAAGCATTCTCTAAGCAAGGCTGAAGATGCCTGGGCTAAAAGTATGGATGGTCATGCTACTGGGAAGATCATTTTAGAGGCTTAA
- the LOC133736562 gene encoding UV-B-induced protein At3g17800, chloroplastic codes for MEHCLSHHKLLALPSPLSTLKPRLALNFAPKSQALTRRLTVVAGAGASSHCEFSSLNSPLDPRTRSGKDLSSVLQNHPQLFHLAVAQELKQLADQRQDARCRMYLSASSHEACLHRRIAQLKEQQCQIAVEDVMYLLIFYKFSEVKVPLVPKLSRCIYNDRLEILPAKDWELESIYSLEVLEMIREHVTTVIGLRANSSVTDNWAMTKITRQTLGRVYVASILYGYFLKSVSLRHRLERSLFLETQDLHLSCRTSLQEMSPHGIKSLLFGHVGKFQSECVGSSRQEKTHGKLKCYVMGFDPETLQRCAKLRSEEAVNLIKNHCCALFGDDAEMGSLESDEVISTSFSSLKRLVLEAVAFGSFLWDTEECIDSVYKLKDN; via the exons ATGGAACATTGTCTCTCCCACCACAAGCTCCTCGCTCTTCCGTCCCCGctctccaccttgaagccgcGATTAGCGCTCAATTTCGCGCCCAAATCCCAGGCGTTGACCAGGCGGTTGACTGTGGTAGCCGGCGCCGGGGCGTCGAGCCACTGCGAGTTCAGCAGCCTCAACTCGCCGCTCGACCCGAGGACCCGATCCGGCAAGGACCTCAGCTCGGTTTTGCAGAACCACCCGCAGCTGTTTCACTTGGCCGTCGCTCAGGAGCTCAAGCAGTTGGCCGATCAGCGACAGGACGCGCGATGTCGTATGTATCTCAGCGCTTCGTCTCATGAGGCCTGCCTTCATAG GAGGATTGCTCAACTGAAGGAGCAGCAGTGCCAGATTGCTGTTGAAGATGTCATGTACCTGTTGATCTTTTACAAGTTTTCTGAGGTCAAAGTTCCTTTGGTTCCTAAACTTTCTAGATGCATCTACAATGATAGACTGGAGATATTGCCTGCAAAAGATTGGGAGCTAGAGTCCATTTACAGCTTGGAGGTTTTGGAGATGATAAGGGAACATGTCACCACTGTCATTGGCTTGAGAGCAAATTCTAGTGTCACAGACAATTGGGCAATGACAAAGATAACCCGCCAGACGCTTGGCCGAGTATATGTGGCCTCCATCTTATATGGCTACTTTTTGAAATCTGTCTCATTGAGGCATCGCCTGGAACGAAGTCTATTTCTTGAAACCCAAGACCTTCATCTGAGTTGTAGAACCTCCCTTCAGGAAATGTCTCCTCATGGAATAAAAAGTCTTCTCTTTGGCCACGTCGGCAAATTTCAATCGGAGTGTGTAGGGTCAAGTAGGCAGGAAAAGACACATGGAAAGTTGAAATGTTATGTGATGGGGTTTGATCCCGAGACACTACAGAGATGTGCAAAATTGAGATCTGAGGAGGCTGTGAATTTAATTAAAAATCACTGTTGTGCACTTTTTGGGGATGATGCGGAAATGGGTTCTCTTGAGTCGGATGAAGTTATCTCTACTTCATTTTCAAGCCTGAAGAGGCTAGTTTTGGAGGCTGTTGCTTTCGGTTCTTTCCTTTGGGACACAGAAGAATGCATTGATAGTGTTTATAAGCTTAAGGACAACTAA